A window of Sutcliffiella cohnii contains these coding sequences:
- a CDS encoding NAD(P)/FAD-dependent oxidoreductase: protein MNELELYDVTIIGGGPAGLYSAFYSGLRGMKTKIIEYQPHLGGKIHIYPEKMIWDIGGLTPAPGARVIEQLVEQGLTFQPTVVLSEKINAITRDDEGLFVLKAASGNVHLTKTVIVAVGSGILNPQKLNIEGAERFEVSNLNYTVKSIKRFKDKTVIISGGGNSAIDWANELEPIAKKVYITYRKDALKGHEAQVAQLMNSSVQCLLQTEITKLMATFNQDKIERVELTNTETGEVTYLPIDEVIINHGFEQDTTLLQNSPLHIEMVDSFYLKGQANGETSIPGLYAAGDILMHEGKLNLIAGAFQDAANAVNRAKQFIQPEANKVAMVSSHNEVFKKRNRELIKKMFV from the coding sequence ATGAACGAGTTAGAATTATATGATGTGACAATAATTGGTGGAGGGCCTGCTGGACTTTATTCAGCTTTTTATAGCGGTCTTCGTGGGATGAAAACGAAAATAATCGAGTATCAGCCTCATTTAGGTGGGAAGATTCATATATATCCAGAAAAAATGATTTGGGATATTGGTGGGTTGACGCCCGCGCCTGGAGCAAGAGTAATTGAACAGCTAGTAGAACAAGGGTTAACTTTTCAGCCAACTGTTGTGTTAAGTGAAAAAATTAATGCTATTACTAGAGATGATGAAGGGCTCTTCGTTTTGAAAGCGGCGTCAGGTAATGTGCATCTTACTAAAACAGTTATTGTAGCAGTAGGTAGTGGAATTTTGAATCCACAAAAGTTAAATATCGAGGGCGCAGAACGGTTTGAAGTTTCTAACTTAAATTACACGGTTAAATCGATTAAACGCTTTAAAGATAAAACCGTTATTATTTCTGGTGGTGGAAATTCGGCGATTGATTGGGCAAATGAATTAGAGCCGATTGCGAAAAAAGTGTACATTACGTATCGGAAGGATGCCTTAAAGGGTCATGAAGCACAAGTGGCACAATTGATGAATAGTTCGGTGCAATGTCTTCTTCAAACAGAAATAACAAAACTAATGGCTACGTTTAATCAAGATAAGATTGAACGAGTAGAGCTTACTAATACGGAGACGGGGGAAGTTACGTACTTACCAATCGATGAAGTGATTATTAATCACGGATTCGAACAAGATACGACGCTATTACAAAATAGTCCTTTACATATCGAAATGGTCGATAGTTTTTATTTGAAAGGGCAAGCAAATGGAGAAACGTCGATACCGGGTCTTTACGCGGCGGGAGATATCTTAATGCATGAAGGTAAATTAAATCTAATTGCAGGGGCGTTCCAAGATGCAGCGAATGCAGTAAATCGAGCGAAGCAATTTATCCAACCAGAAGCGAATAAAGTGGCGATGGTATCATCCCATAATGAAGTTTTCAAAAAAAGAAATAGAGAATTAATCAAAAAGATGTTTGTTTAA
- a CDS encoding phosphate ABC transporter ATP-binding protein has translation MSGAIQFHDVHYKSEDGIHILRGITGSIIEGEVTTLVGPSGAGKSTLLKLCNGLLSPTSGEIRILNKNVYDYDPVQLRKEVGMALQSAPMVEGDVFHNLALPMLLQGKSLPENEAVKLLEDVGLEGEHLRRNIKDLSGGQRQKVSIARTLVNRPKILLLDEITSSLDQVSQKEIDELIVKISKKYGVTIIWITHNLQQALKVGTYAWMLKEGELLESGKSDLLHTSTNEHVQAFVKGEIE, from the coding sequence TTGAGCGGAGCAATTCAGTTTCATGATGTGCATTATAAGTCAGAAGATGGTATTCATATATTACGTGGAATTACTGGCTCTATCATAGAAGGAGAAGTTACAACATTAGTTGGTCCTTCAGGTGCTGGAAAGTCAACGCTACTAAAATTATGTAATGGGCTACTTTCCCCGACTTCTGGGGAGATAAGAATATTAAATAAAAATGTATATGACTATGATCCAGTTCAATTGCGTAAAGAAGTGGGAATGGCTCTTCAAAGTGCTCCGATGGTAGAAGGGGATGTTTTTCATAATTTAGCGTTGCCGATGCTATTGCAAGGAAAGTCATTACCCGAAAACGAAGCAGTAAAATTATTAGAGGATGTTGGTCTAGAAGGAGAGCATTTACGACGAAACATTAAAGATTTATCAGGAGGGCAACGTCAAAAAGTTTCCATTGCAAGGACACTAGTTAATCGTCCGAAAATTTTGTTGCTCGATGAGATAACTTCTTCGCTAGATCAAGTGTCGCAAAAAGAAATTGACGAGCTAATTGTGAAAATAAGCAAAAAATATGGTGTGACGATAATATGGATTACCCACAACTTACAGCAAGCTCTTAAAGTCGGCACATACGCTTGGATGTTAAAAGAAGGCGAGCTATTAGAATCGGGGAAAAGCGACCTGTTACATACCTCCACGAATGAACATGTACAAGCATTCGTAAAGGGGGAAATCGAATGA
- a CDS encoding ABC transporter permease, translated as MSPIALIMALVFVLIPIFLSKTFNLGLGKDTVIAVVRSIIQLFAVGYILTFVFSAESLIFIILMVIVMIAAAAQNVAKKDMPFKGIAWKATVTLIFIEILTQGILLGFGIIPATAQYIIPISGMVIGNSMVLGILFLNRFTSEVKSRDDEIELILSLGGNPKQAIHTQLIQSIKASMIPTIESQKTIGLVQLPGMMSGQIIAGASPIEAVQFQLLILFLLLTTASVTSIMLGLLTYPSLFNERMQLKRLR; from the coding sequence ATGAGTCCAATCGCATTAATAATGGCGCTCGTTTTCGTCCTTATCCCAATTTTTTTATCGAAAACATTTAACCTAGGTTTAGGAAAAGATACAGTCATTGCTGTTGTTCGGTCAATCATTCAACTATTTGCAGTTGGGTATATTTTAACGTTCGTATTTTCAGCAGAAAGTTTAATTTTTATTATCTTAATGGTAATCGTAATGATTGCTGCTGCTGCACAAAACGTTGCGAAAAAGGATATGCCGTTTAAGGGAATTGCGTGGAAAGCTACAGTAACACTTATTTTTATTGAGATACTCACACAAGGTATCCTACTTGGGTTTGGTATTATTCCGGCAACAGCTCAATATATTATACCAATTAGCGGAATGGTGATTGGAAATTCAATGGTGTTAGGGATCCTATTTCTTAACCGATTTACATCCGAAGTAAAATCTCGTGATGATGAAATTGAACTCATTTTATCGCTCGGTGGAAACCCAAAGCAAGCTATTCATACCCAACTTATTCAATCAATTAAAGCTAGCATGATCCCAACAATAGAAAGTCAAAAGACGATAGGACTAGTACAACTGCCAGGTATGATGAGTGGACAAATTATTGCCGGGGCTAGTCCTATTGAAGCTGTTCAATTTCAATTACTCATTTTGTTCTTACTATTAACAACTGCATCAGTAACGAGTATCATGCTTGGTTTATTGACGTACCCGAGCTTGTTCAATGAACGAATGCAGTTAAAGCGGCTGCGGTGA
- a CDS encoding DoxX family protein, whose protein sequence is MRRSISNYDLIRYVVAFVFIVSGLMKLTQPNMLTTFSEIGIPFPYYMMYVLALLEVILGLLISINKWVRNATLPLIIIMITALAFTKLPVISNGIIPFLFQSRLDLTILILLFVLYRSSNKISF, encoded by the coding sequence ATGAGAAGATCAATTTCTAATTACGATTTAATTCGTTACGTTGTTGCTTTTGTGTTCATCGTTTCAGGACTAATGAAGTTAACACAACCAAATATGTTAACTACATTTAGTGAAATTGGGATACCGTTTCCTTATTATATGATGTACGTTCTCGCATTATTAGAAGTTATCCTTGGTTTACTTATTTCTATTAACAAATGGGTACGAAACGCTACGCTACCATTAATCATTATTATGATAACCGCGCTCGCTTTTACAAAACTACCTGTCATTTCTAACGGAATTATTCCGTTTTTATTCCAGTCAAGATTAGATCTAACGATATTAATTTTGCTTTTTGTTTTGTATCGTAGCTCCAATAAAATTTCTTTTTAA
- the pssA gene encoding CDP-diacylglycerol--serine O-phosphatidyltransferase, with protein MYKRFVKMIPNMFTLGNLFCGFLSVGYAAGGQFSNAAILILIGMMLDSMDGRLARMLKADSQLGKELDSLADVVTFGVAPAFLVYYTYFHQFGLIGLIIAGLFPLFGAYRLARFNVTATNSNSNFFTGVPITAAGGIMALLTLFGNSIPQIVSTVIFTALCFLMVSRIKIPSFKEVPLPKYGTIITIFMGGLLYVIYRGTYAQFPYLIYIATPLYIAFVAYRFVKGKNKKHID; from the coding sequence ATGTACAAGCGGTTTGTGAAGATGATTCCTAATATGTTTACGCTAGGAAATTTGTTTTGTGGTTTCTTATCTGTAGGCTATGCTGCTGGCGGGCAATTTAGCAATGCAGCTATATTAATATTAATAGGTATGATGCTTGACAGTATGGACGGAAGACTTGCAAGAATGTTAAAAGCAGACAGTCAACTAGGTAAAGAATTAGATTCGTTAGCAGACGTCGTTACGTTTGGGGTAGCACCGGCATTTTTAGTATATTATACGTATTTTCACCAGTTCGGTTTAATAGGGTTAATTATTGCGGGCTTATTCCCGTTGTTTGGAGCGTATCGTCTAGCTCGCTTTAACGTCACAGCAACAAATAGTAACTCGAATTTCTTTACAGGAGTACCGATTACTGCAGCAGGGGGAATAATGGCTCTGCTCACTCTTTTTGGTAACAGTATTCCTCAAATTGTTTCAACTGTTATATTCACAGCACTATGTTTCTTAATGGTAAGTCGTATTAAAATCCCTAGCTTTAAAGAAGTGCCGCTACCGAAATACGGTACAATTATAACCATTTTTATGGGTGGATTACTGTATGTAATTTATAGAGGTACATATGCTCAGTTTCCTTATTTAATATATATAGCAACTCCATTATATATCGCTTTTGTAGCATACCGATTTGTAAAAGGAAAAAATAAAAAGCACATCGATTAA
- a CDS encoding LacI family DNA-binding transcriptional regulator, whose product MTNIKDIAKMAGVSVTTVSRVLNNHPYVSEEKKAAVERAIQLSNYQRNINAVHLSKGKTFLIGVVIPFSNHPFFGSLVEGIATEAVENNYKLVLFQTNYKEEREMEALMMLRNKQIDALIICSRVCQWDVMEEYLSYGPIVLCEDAREREVSSTYINHYEVFSKALAYLHTKGHSKIGYCIGRKTGLNSKQREAAYKDFHEKIKEPILPEFIFDNCLYFEDGEKVVNKLRSLHNKPTALLVTSDQVAAGILTCCKEQNIPVPDELAILGFDNQPIAKVMNITTFEIPLVELGKKLFLQSIEHTISHEEIKVKLIERMTV is encoded by the coding sequence TTGACAAATATTAAAGATATTGCAAAAATGGCTGGAGTTTCCGTCACAACTGTTTCGAGAGTATTAAACAATCATCCGTACGTTAGTGAAGAAAAAAAAGCTGCCGTAGAAAGAGCAATTCAGCTTAGCAATTACCAGCGAAACATTAATGCGGTACACTTAAGTAAAGGAAAAACATTTTTAATTGGAGTAGTGATTCCTTTTTCGAACCACCCTTTTTTCGGATCGTTAGTAGAAGGAATTGCAACGGAAGCAGTGGAAAATAATTATAAGCTCGTTCTTTTTCAAACAAATTATAAGGAAGAAAGAGAAATGGAAGCTTTAATGATGTTAAGAAATAAACAAATTGATGCACTTATTATTTGTTCAAGAGTTTGCCAATGGGATGTTATGGAAGAATATCTTTCGTACGGTCCAATTGTATTATGTGAAGATGCGAGAGAAAGAGAAGTTTCTTCCACGTATATTAACCATTACGAAGTATTTTCAAAAGCGCTAGCATATTTACATACAAAGGGTCATTCTAAAATTGGGTATTGTATAGGAAGGAAAACGGGCTTGAACAGCAAACAGCGAGAAGCAGCGTACAAAGATTTTCATGAAAAAATAAAGGAACCAATTCTACCAGAGTTTATTTTCGATAACTGTTTATATTTCGAAGACGGTGAAAAAGTGGTCAATAAGCTTAGAAGTTTGCATAATAAACCAACTGCTTTACTCGTTACTAGTGATCAAGTAGCAGCAGGAATTTTAACATGTTGTAAAGAGCAAAATATTCCCGTTCCGGATGAACTAGCAATATTAGGTTTTGATAATCAACCGATTGCAAAAGTAATGAATATTACAACGTTTGAAATTCCGTTAGTAGAACTAGGAAAAAAGTTGTTTTTACAGTCGATTGAACATACTATTTCTCATGAGGAAATCAAGGTGAAACTAATTGAGCGAATGACTGTGTAA
- a CDS encoding excisionase family DNA-binding protein has translation MYLTIKETAEHLSVTEEAVQKLVKEKKIRALWDGEQYIINKDQFKTHLEQMGKYKEMIEEILNEPIPEDPDIKDED, from the coding sequence ATGTACTTAACAATAAAAGAAACAGCAGAACACTTATCGGTTACAGAAGAAGCTGTTCAAAAACTAGTAAAAGAGAAAAAAATCCGTGCACTATGGGATGGAGAACAATATATTATTAACAAAGATCAATTCAAAACCCATCTAGAACAAATGGGAAAATACAAAGAAATGATCGAAGAAATACTAAACGAACCAATCCCAGAAGACCCCGACATAAAAGACGAAGATTAA
- a CDS encoding GNAT family N-acetyltransferase, protein MVTAIRKISKEEAWKIRHKVMWPDKPFEYIKLKDDDAGIHFGLFNDTLLIAVVSLFVNNEEAQFRKFATLLEEQGKGYGTALLKYVLKEAEVHGVKRIWCNARQNKADFYSKFGLDETSFTFIKGGKSNVIMEKYL, encoded by the coding sequence ATGGTAACTGCTATTAGAAAAATAAGTAAGGAAGAAGCCTGGAAAATACGGCATAAGGTCATGTGGCCAGATAAACCTTTCGAATACATAAAATTAAAAGACGATGATGCTGGTATTCACTTTGGTCTTTTCAATGATACCCTATTAATTGCAGTCGTATCCCTTTTTGTTAACAACGAAGAAGCCCAATTTAGGAAGTTTGCAACTCTTCTAGAAGAGCAAGGAAAAGGCTATGGTACCGCATTGCTTAAGTATGTTTTAAAGGAAGCTGAAGTTCACGGTGTAAAAAGAATATGGTGTAATGCCAGACAGAATAAGGCCGATTTTTATAGTAAATTCGGTTTGGATGAGACCAGTTTCACATTTATAAAAGGGGGAAAATCTAACGTAATAATGGAGAAGTACCTATAA
- a CDS encoding MFS transporter, whose translation MATFLLLIIYLAFISLGLPDSLLGAAWPVMQVDLEAPLETAGLLFMTIAAGTIISSLFSGKVLKRFGTGKVTFVSTLMTAGALLGFYFAPSVIWLFLCAIPLGLGAGAIDAGLNDYVATHYKAHHMSWLHSFWGVGATLGPFIMAYYISRQNSWSSGYLTIAVIQFVLAIILLLSLPLWNRGNKNSAIDSNEKSEVENVSYKDENVNDKPLKIRGVKLALASFLFYCGVEATIGLWGSSYLVNVKDLPAATAAQWVSFYFGGITIGRFITGFITFKVNNVVLIRSGQFIALIGAALLFLPLPLYFSLAGFILVGLGLAPIFPCMLHETPARFGKKHSQTIMGYQMAVAYTGSTFVPPLLGVMASNTTMGIFPICVVILVGVMFLSTEKLNRALKGKNISPTTM comes from the coding sequence ATGGCAACCTTTTTATTACTAATTATATATTTAGCATTTATTAGCCTAGGTTTACCAGATTCATTGCTAGGAGCAGCGTGGCCAGTCATGCAGGTAGACCTTGAAGCTCCACTTGAGACCGCTGGATTGCTCTTCATGACTATTGCTGCTGGTACGATTATCTCGAGCTTATTTAGCGGAAAGGTCCTTAAACGGTTTGGAACTGGTAAAGTAACATTCGTTAGTACTTTAATGACGGCTGGGGCTTTACTTGGATTTTATTTTGCGCCTTCCGTTATTTGGTTGTTTCTATGTGCTATCCCACTTGGTTTAGGAGCGGGGGCAATTGATGCGGGATTAAATGATTATGTTGCTACACATTATAAAGCGCATCATATGAGTTGGTTACATAGTTTTTGGGGAGTTGGGGCTACATTAGGACCTTTCATCATGGCATACTATATTTCAAGACAAAATTCCTGGAGTAGCGGTTATTTAACGATTGCAGTTATCCAATTTGTGTTAGCAATCATACTTTTACTCAGTTTACCCCTATGGAACAGAGGAAATAAAAATAGCGCTATCGACTCAAACGAAAAGTCGGAAGTGGAAAATGTATCATATAAAGATGAAAATGTGAATGACAAACCTTTGAAAATTCGTGGAGTGAAGCTAGCTTTGGCGTCGTTTCTGTTTTATTGCGGAGTGGAAGCTACGATTGGGCTTTGGGGAAGTAGCTATTTAGTGAATGTTAAAGATTTGCCAGCCGCTACAGCAGCACAATGGGTTTCCTTTTATTTTGGAGGAATTACAATTGGTAGATTTATTACCGGATTTATCACGTTTAAAGTAAACAATGTAGTTCTCATTCGGTCAGGACAATTTATTGCCTTAATTGGTGCAGCACTATTATTCTTACCTTTACCACTCTACTTTTCACTTGCAGGCTTTATTTTGGTAGGGCTAGGATTAGCGCCGATTTTTCCGTGTATGTTACACGAAACGCCAGCACGTTTTGGAAAAAAGCATTCCCAAACTATAATGGGTTATCAAATGGCCGTTGCATATACAGGAAGTACGTTTGTGCCACCGCTTCTTGGTGTGATGGCATCAAATACAACGATGGGAATATTTCCGATTTGCGTCGTTATATTAGTAGGAGTAATGTTTTTAAGTACGGAAAAATTAAACAGAGCACTTAAAGGTAAAAATATTAGCCCCACAACGATGTAA
- a CDS encoding macrolide 2'-phosphotransferase, with the protein MNTLEIKQLANSKGLNILEETIKINESGVDFRVAHATDDNGDKWILRIPRRLQSMRHALQEKKALEVINNVTTFQVPNWSVFSEDLIAYKQLDGIPAATIDMEKQAYVWSFVENNVPAEYFSSLGSVLANLHSLSQQPFTNFGVEMVRTNELRSSMRTRMERVKEKYDVNPTLWDRWQAWLGEDSYWPSHIGVKHGDIHPGHILINSDNYVTGIIDWTEVGIGDVSVDFMSHQLLFGKEGLKKLMDAYDNAGGRTWSRMDEHIVELLTTSGITVAEYAQASRMEDMHEAAKHMLASEG; encoded by the coding sequence ATGAATACATTAGAAATTAAACAACTAGCAAACAGTAAAGGGTTAAACATTTTAGAAGAAACAATAAAAATAAATGAGTCTGGTGTTGACTTTAGAGTAGCGCATGCAACAGATGATAACGGCGATAAATGGATACTACGAATACCACGCAGATTACAATCAATGAGACATGCTTTACAAGAGAAAAAGGCATTAGAGGTAATTAACAACGTTACAACATTTCAAGTTCCGAATTGGTCCGTTTTTTCAGAGGATTTAATTGCTTATAAGCAACTAGATGGTATTCCTGCCGCTACAATTGATATGGAAAAACAAGCATACGTATGGAGCTTCGTCGAAAACAATGTACCGGCCGAATATTTTTCCTCATTAGGTAGTGTGCTAGCAAATTTACACTCTTTATCGCAGCAGCCGTTCACAAACTTCGGTGTGGAGATGGTACGTACAAATGAATTAAGATCCTCTATGAGAACAAGAATGGAACGTGTAAAAGAAAAATATGATGTTAATCCAACACTATGGGACCGTTGGCAAGCTTGGTTAGGGGAAGATTCATATTGGCCATCTCATATAGGGGTGAAACATGGAGATATACATCCAGGGCACATCCTCATTAATAGCGATAACTATGTTACAGGCATAATTGATTGGACAGAAGTAGGAATTGGGGATGTATCTGTTGATTTCATGTCGCATCAACTACTTTTTGGTAAAGAGGGGTTGAAAAAATTAATGGATGCGTATGACAATGCTGGAGGGAGAACTTGGTCGAGAATGGATGAACATATTGTGGAACTTCTAACAACGAGCGGAATAACAGTTGCAGAATATGCTCAAGCTTCACGTATGGAAGACATGCATGAAGCAGCTAAACATATGCTTGCAAGTGAAGGTTAA
- a CDS encoding amidase family protein yields the protein MHNPRLASFAAENLLEANIESLQQAMDTGTITSKDLTLMYLHRIATYDSINSVLEINPDAVQIAESLDLERKQKGARSSLHGIPILLKDNIDTGDKMHTSAGSLALENHVAVEDSFVAKQLREAGAVILGKTNMTEWANFMTDNMPSGYSSRGGQVLNPYGPGKFDVGGSSSGSGAAIAANFAVAAIGTETSGSILSPASSNSIVGIKPTVGLVSRTGIIPISHSQDTAGPMTRTVKDAAILLSVLSKKDERDPATLTNPYQHIIYTDYLKDTDLTGITIGVASEPFFAYLNEEERELVKDAITKLKELGATVIDSIDIPSAMENWDYNTLIYEFKTDLNAYLQNTGVNVPVSNLKELIDFNLENPSKMLAYGQTLLTKCEETSGTLTEAAYILSREKDIYFSQEQGIDAALQNNSLDAILFPNNFGAAIPAKAGYPSITVPGGYTSEGKPLGVTFTAGAFEEGKLIQIGYAYEQATQHRKVPELTEAE from the coding sequence ATGCATAATCCTAGATTAGCATCATTTGCTGCAGAAAATTTATTAGAAGCTAATATTGAATCTCTTCAACAAGCTATGGATACTGGTACCATTACTTCTAAAGACCTTACTCTCATGTATTTACACAGAATTGCTACATATGACTCTATCAATTCCGTGTTAGAAATAAACCCTGATGCTGTACAAATTGCGGAGAGCTTAGATTTAGAAAGAAAACAGAAGGGTGCTCGAAGTTCATTACACGGGATCCCTATTTTACTAAAAGACAATATTGATACAGGGGATAAAATGCATACTAGTGCTGGCTCGCTTGCACTTGAAAATCATGTTGCAGTAGAAGACTCCTTTGTTGCCAAACAATTAAGAGAAGCTGGTGCCGTAATTCTTGGAAAAACAAACATGACAGAATGGGCAAACTTCATGACAGATAACATGCCTAGCGGATATAGTTCACGCGGAGGTCAAGTGTTAAATCCTTATGGACCTGGAAAATTTGATGTTGGCGGTTCTAGTAGTGGCTCAGGGGCTGCTATTGCGGCAAATTTCGCTGTTGCTGCAATTGGTACAGAAACTTCTGGATCTATTCTTAGCCCGGCAAGTTCAAACTCGATTGTCGGGATAAAGCCAACAGTCGGTCTTGTTAGTCGAACTGGTATTATACCAATCTCCCACAGCCAAGATACTGCTGGGCCAATGACAAGAACGGTTAAGGACGCTGCCATACTTCTTTCTGTTCTTTCAAAAAAAGACGAACGTGATCCAGCTACATTAACGAACCCTTATCAACATATTATTTATACGGACTATCTTAAAGATACAGACTTAACAGGAATAACGATTGGTGTAGCTAGTGAACCATTCTTTGCTTATTTAAATGAGGAAGAACGGGAATTAGTTAAAGACGCAATCACGAAACTTAAAGAGCTCGGGGCAACGGTTATTGACTCGATTGACATCCCTTCAGCAATGGAGAATTGGGATTACAATACACTCATTTACGAATTTAAAACGGATTTAAATGCATACTTGCAAAACACTGGTGTAAATGTACCCGTTTCTAATTTAAAAGAACTAATTGATTTTAATCTTGAAAACCCTAGTAAAATGCTAGCGTATGGCCAAACTTTACTAACAAAATGTGAAGAAACAAGCGGAACATTAACGGAAGCAGCGTATATACTTAGTAGAGAAAAAGATATCTACTTCTCCCAAGAGCAAGGAATTGATGCTGCATTACAAAACAACTCGTTAGATGCTATTCTGTTCCCAAACAACTTTGGTGCAGCTATTCCAGCTAAAGCAGGCTATCCTTCTATTACTGTTCCTGGAGGATATACTTCGGAAGGGAAACCGTTAGGCGTCACATTTACTGCTGGAGCATTTGAAGAAGGTAAATTAATTCAAATTGGTTATGCTTATGAACAAGCAACCCAACATCGAAAAGTACCAGAACTGACAGAAGCCGAATAA
- a CDS encoding MFS transporter, which produces MNAHLKGWRDPTLLLTSIGISSIGDFIYLVTINIIVYQLTGSAAAVAGLWIVSPLTNIVTKFWTGSFIDYRSKRKVMIVTYIMRAVFICFIPFAPNMVVIYGILVVLSVAKAFFNPSSMTYIAMLVPKEKRKRFNSIRSFASSGAFIVGPAIGGALILLTSVETTLWLNALFFLISAFLLIFLPEKENIDKGTIPPLTIPQVFKDFTVVQNYMSHNKYVSFIYFGFIIIMIFSFAMDAQEVVFTQQVIGLSEMEYSLLISITGIGSVIGALLLSIFSNFFSLRYMIVIGLIMMTIGYVIYAFSWSFLSIVVGFVILGFFNVFLNAGITTFYQNNVPVEIMGRVTSIYQLIQSAIQVVFILAIGFTADIISLRFTIITLALVMLVSSILFAFFVLNRRKVYFYREDNTENITF; this is translated from the coding sequence ATGAATGCACACTTAAAGGGCTGGAGAGACCCTACGCTGTTACTAACCTCCATTGGGATATCTAGTATTGGAGACTTTATTTATTTAGTAACGATTAATATTATTGTCTATCAACTAACAGGATCAGCAGCAGCTGTAGCAGGACTTTGGATAGTTAGTCCACTTACGAATATTGTTACGAAGTTTTGGACTGGTAGTTTTATCGATTATCGTAGCAAGAGAAAAGTAATGATTGTCACTTACATAATGAGAGCGGTCTTCATCTGCTTCATCCCTTTTGCACCAAATATGGTAGTGATATACGGAATATTAGTTGTATTAAGTGTGGCGAAAGCATTTTTCAATCCATCCTCTATGACATATATCGCCATGCTAGTCCCGAAAGAAAAAAGAAAGCGCTTTAACTCTATTCGTTCTTTTGCAAGTTCCGGAGCATTTATTGTTGGACCAGCAATTGGAGGCGCGCTTATTTTATTGACCTCTGTTGAAACAACATTATGGCTTAATGCATTATTTTTTCTGATTTCTGCCTTCTTATTAATTTTTCTACCGGAAAAAGAAAACATTGATAAAGGAACTATTCCACCGTTGACTATTCCCCAAGTGTTTAAAGATTTTACCGTTGTACAAAACTACATGTCTCATAATAAATATGTATCATTTATTTACTTTGGTTTTATTATCATTATGATTTTTTCTTTTGCGATGGATGCGCAAGAAGTTGTGTTTACTCAACAAGTGATTGGGCTATCTGAGATGGAGTATAGTTTGTTAATAAGTATTACTGGAATTGGTTCTGTAATAGGTGCCTTGTTGCTTTCCATTTTTTCGAATTTCTTTTCTCTTCGATATATGATAGTCATTGGTCTTATCATGATGACAATCGGTTATGTCATTTATGCTTTTTCATGGTCATTCTTATCGATTGTAGTTGGGTTTGTCATTTTAGGATTTTTTAATGTGTTCTTAAATGCTGGAATTACGACTTTCTATCAGAACAATGTTCCAGTAGAAATAATGGGTAGAGTAACGAGCATTTATCAGTTAATACAAAGCGCTATTCAAGTAGTATTTATTTTAGCAATTGGATTTACAGCAGATATTATTTCATTACGATTTACTATTATCACGTTAGCACTCGTCATGCTTGTCTCCTCTATCCTATTTGCATTTTTTGTGTTAAATCGAAGAAAAGTATATTTTTATCGGGAAGACAATACGGAAAATATAACATTTTAA